A genome region from Christensenella minuta includes the following:
- a CDS encoding sensor histidine kinase, producing MGNKPQRKWTAVAGAVLLCMAVIFIVFFFGEVSTAKFDSVFLFPTPEYETDWRYYDEAGNAGYEAHQEDGYLVEVEGTVGNAVAAERVMKEPLENAALKFQYLNRQISVYLDGTLLHSDIPGTPEQGVEFLPPDAEFFQKNRDAFKTQYVTLPDDYLGGTLTVVTYFADDIPMVPAYPTMQNDDTVASYPVVDSARPLALSGVFAAAAVLLLVLLVYAVLSGIPDWPVALLAAFFLCAMIGQVYTSTAAYYSIGTNLAGYLVSALYADLLLLFFSCYMRKGFRIAMLCAVAFHAAATILQALDNAWAGEFYEAGNEGWVAFGTLMLFAALCFFEWRAKKPVFAALGKYIAAFGAGYAALLACAFFFAPDSVFAEDVWRPFSSFVSGRAVAFNNIFSICLSIAGLVIIFLDFIRRNISVRTERNMLALKNETVLENMRGMEAYMRRADEQRHEIRHHIAALRILLKNGEEQKAQAYLEELSEAVDASGLRRYTENMLVSAILNGEASKAARSHVEIDAELGVPQELSLSDNDLCSLLYNMLDNAIRACAELPEGRERRIRFKMQKKGNFLVIVCRNPKAETIRTDAEGHIATSKRNAAGHGYGLSVMRKICEKYHSVLLIEIDDEFFTVRTNLRLPD from the coding sequence ATGGGAAATAAACCGCAACGAAAATGGACCGCAGTGGCAGGAGCCGTCCTTCTGTGCATGGCTGTGATATTTATAGTGTTCTTTTTTGGCGAGGTGTCCACGGCAAAATTTGACAGTGTGTTCCTTTTCCCAACGCCCGAATATGAAACGGACTGGCGGTATTATGACGAAGCCGGAAACGCAGGGTATGAGGCACACCAGGAGGATGGTTACCTTGTCGAGGTAGAGGGAACCGTGGGGAACGCGGTCGCGGCGGAGCGAGTGATGAAAGAGCCGCTCGAGAACGCCGCATTGAAGTTTCAATATTTGAACCGGCAAATCAGCGTCTACCTAGATGGAACGCTTTTGCATTCGGATATTCCCGGTACGCCGGAGCAGGGCGTTGAATTCCTGCCGCCGGATGCGGAGTTCTTTCAAAAGAACAGGGATGCGTTCAAAACGCAGTATGTAACCCTGCCGGATGATTACCTTGGCGGGACGCTTACAGTCGTCACCTATTTTGCGGATGATATACCGATGGTTCCCGCCTATCCGACCATGCAGAACGACGACACGGTCGCCTCGTACCCGGTGGTGGATTCCGCCCGCCCTCTTGCGCTTTCCGGCGTGTTTGCCGCGGCGGCTGTCCTCCTGCTTGTCCTTTTGGTGTACGCGGTCTTGTCTGGAATTCCGGATTGGCCGGTTGCGCTGCTCGCGGCATTTTTCCTGTGTGCGATGATCGGCCAAGTATATACTTCCACAGCCGCGTATTACAGCATTGGAACGAACCTCGCCGGTTATTTGGTTTCCGCCCTGTATGCAGACCTGCTGCTGCTGTTTTTTTCCTGCTATATGCGTAAGGGCTTTCGGATTGCTATGCTGTGCGCGGTCGCTTTTCATGCCGCCGCGACCATCTTGCAGGCCCTGGATAATGCCTGGGCAGGCGAGTTTTACGAAGCGGGAAACGAGGGGTGGGTTGCGTTTGGCACACTAATGCTTTTTGCCGCACTGTGCTTTTTTGAATGGCGCGCGAAAAAGCCGGTTTTTGCGGCGCTTGGGAAATACATTGCGGCCTTTGGCGCAGGCTATGCGGCGCTTCTTGCCTGCGCGTTCTTTTTCGCGCCGGACAGTGTATTTGCGGAAGATGTATGGAGACCGTTTTCCTCGTTTGTATCCGGAAGGGCGGTTGCGTTTAACAATATATTCTCCATTTGCCTTTCAATAGCTGGTCTGGTCATCATTTTTCTCGATTTTATTCGGCGGAACATTTCTGTCAGGACGGAACGCAATATGCTGGCGCTGAAAAATGAAACTGTGCTGGAAAACATGCGGGGTATGGAAGCGTATATGCGCCGGGCAGACGAGCAGCGGCACGAGATCAGGCATCATATTGCCGCGCTGCGCATTTTACTCAAAAACGGCGAGGAACAAAAGGCGCAAGCCTATCTCGAGGAGTTGTCCGAAGCGGTGGATGCGTCCGGCCTGCGCCGATACACGGAAAATATGCTGGTCAGCGCAATTTTAAACGGCGAGGCGTCCAAGGCGGCGCGAAGCCACGTTGAAATCGATGCGGAGCTTGGCGTGCCGCAGGAGCTTTCCCTGAGCGACAACGACTTGTGCAGCCTGCTCTACAATATGCTCGATAACGCAATCCGCGCTTGTGCAGAGCTGCCGGAGGGAAGGGAGCGCCGGATTCGCTTTAAAATGCAGAAAAAAGGGAATTTCCTTGTGATTGTATGCCGGAATCCAAAAGCTGAAACCATTCGAACCGACGCGGAGGGGCATATCGCAACGTCAAAAAGAAACGCCGCCGGACATGGCTACGGCCTTTCTGTTATGCGGAAAATCTGCGAAAAATATCACAGCGTATTGCTGATTGAGATAGACGACGAATTTTTTACAGTCAGGACCAACCTGCGCCTGCCGGATTAA
- a CDS encoding DUF5058 family protein yields MDTPLLFAMAAIIIATVIIIAVIFLRKALRQAREIGLAENVIKKTVRVSGIFSIVPSIPIAIGLAAMVPLLGVALPWIRLSVIGSVQYELFAADAAASVTGAVSAAGALGPAAFNTAAWIMTLSIMSGPIFCIFFLRKYENGLDKLKKKDKKWADLLVTAIFMGLVGTIGGQQIAKGGIFLATLCVSAVIMAACGLLVRKGKVRWLEGFALPISMIGSLAVAFVLATS; encoded by the coding sequence TTGGATACACCATTATTGTTTGCAATGGCTGCCATCATTATCGCAACCGTAATTATCATTGCGGTGATTTTCCTGCGCAAAGCGCTCCGGCAGGCACGGGAGATCGGTCTTGCAGAGAACGTGATTAAAAAGACGGTGCGCGTGAGCGGGATTTTTTCCATCGTTCCGTCGATCCCGATTGCGATCGGCCTCGCGGCTATGGTGCCGCTGCTCGGCGTGGCTCTGCCGTGGATCAGGCTTTCGGTGATCGGTTCCGTGCAATACGAGCTGTTTGCGGCGGATGCGGCCGCATCCGTCACCGGGGCGGTGAGCGCGGCGGGGGCGCTCGGACCGGCGGCTTTCAATACAGCCGCATGGATCATGACGCTCAGCATTATGAGCGGCCCCATCTTCTGTATTTTTTTCCTCAGGAAGTACGAAAATGGTCTCGATAAATTAAAAAAGAAAGATAAAAAGTGGGCTGACCTGCTGGTAACGGCGATCTTTATGGGGCTGGTGGGCACCATCGGCGGACAGCAGATCGCCAAGGGCGGCATCTTCCTTGCCACGCTGTGTGTTTCCGCCGTCATCATGGCCGCGTGCGGCCTGCTTGTCAGGAAAGGGAAGGTCAGGTGGCTGGAAGGCTTCGCGCTCCCCATCAGTATGATCGGGTCCCTTGCGGTCGCCTTTGTGCTCGCAACTTCGTGA
- a CDS encoding amino acid ABC transporter permease, whose product MNDVFAPFKWEALFAQGPELAHAFLNTVLISVLALLIALALGFLFGIMSYSKYKVPRGLNRIYVEIVQNIPLLLQIFVLYAVLPLFGLMLGTFLIGIVGIGLYHGAYMSEVVRSGLSAVPRGQFEAAKSQGFTYGETMRSIILPQAVRTMLPALAVQAANLIKNTSVLALIAGGELMYFSNSFAYGTSYYGPAYVVAGILYFILCFPLSRLARRLEEKQKKERKPGEEDVTCQNYLRG is encoded by the coding sequence ATGAACGATGTATTTGCGCCCTTTAAATGGGAAGCGCTGTTCGCACAGGGGCCAGAACTCGCGCATGCGTTCCTGAATACGGTACTGATCTCCGTGCTTGCGCTGCTGATTGCGCTCGCTCTGGGCTTTCTTTTCGGAATCATGTCGTATTCCAAATATAAGGTCCCGCGCGGCCTGAACCGGATTTATGTAGAAATTGTACAAAACATTCCGCTGCTGCTGCAGATTTTTGTATTGTATGCGGTGCTGCCGCTGTTTGGCCTGATGCTCGGCACCTTCCTCATCGGGATCGTTGGCATCGGCCTCTATCATGGAGCGTACATGTCCGAGGTGGTGCGCTCTGGGCTTTCCGCCGTTCCGCGGGGCCAGTTCGAGGCGGCAAAATCCCAGGGCTTCACCTACGGGGAAACGATGCGCAGCATCATCCTGCCGCAGGCCGTGAGGACAATGCTGCCCGCGCTCGCCGTGCAGGCGGCAAATCTCATTAAAAACACCTCGGTGCTCGCGCTCATTGCGGGCGGGGAGCTGATGTACTTCTCCAATTCGTTTGCCTACGGAACGAGCTATTACGGCCCGGCCTACGTGGTGGCGGGGATATTGTATTTCATCCTTTGCTTTCCGCTGTCGCGGCTTGCCAGGCGTTTGGAGGAAAAACAGAAAAAAGAACGGAAGCCGGGAGAGGAGGATGTCACATGTCAGAATTATTTACGTGGGTAA
- a CDS encoding amino acid ABC transporter permease codes for MSELFTWVNIRFLLQGLLTTVVISVTAILLSILLGLVIAIGRNSEYKVLRGIAGVYIEVFKNTPLLLWIMLIFFVARIPPLGSAVLSFTLFTSAGIAEILRGGFSAIPGGQWEAAKSQGFSRAAAYVYIVIPQAVRSMIPALLSQVVTTIKDTSYLWGAMAIQELMGRGMILMNLYNSTAQIFAIFGLMALLYFAVCFTISQVVRKYQKKYRTASILYD; via the coding sequence ATGTCAGAATTATTTACGTGGGTAAACATCCGCTTCCTGCTCCAAGGGCTTCTTACCACGGTCGTTATTTCCGTTACCGCGATCCTGCTTTCCATTCTGCTCGGTCTTGTTATCGCCATCGGGCGGAATTCGGAGTATAAGGTTCTCCGCGGGATCGCGGGCGTGTATATCGAGGTTTTTAAAAATACGCCGCTCCTTTTGTGGATCATGCTGATCTTCTTTGTCGCGCGTATTCCTCCGCTTGGGTCGGCCGTTTTATCCTTTACCCTTTTCACCTCCGCGGGCATCGCGGAAATCCTGCGCGGCGGGTTCAGCGCGATCCCGGGTGGCCAGTGGGAGGCGGCAAAGTCACAGGGCTTTTCACGGGCGGCGGCGTATGTGTATATTGTGATTCCGCAGGCTGTGCGCAGCATGATTCCAGCGCTTTTGTCGCAGGTGGTCACGACCATCAAGGATACTTCCTACCTGTGGGGCGCAATGGCAATCCAGGAATTAATGGGCAGGGGAATGATCCTCATGAACCTGTACAATTCCACCGCGCAGATCTTTGCGATTTTCGGCCTCATGGCGCTCCTCTATTTTGCGGTTTGTTTCACCATATCACAGGTCGTGCGCAAATATCAAAAGAAGTACCGCACCGCCTCCATCCTGTACGATTGA
- a CDS encoding amino acid ABC transporter ATP-binding protein codes for MISIQNVSKQFGSMYALSHVSLEIETGEKIVIIGPSGSGKSTLIRCINGLERPTEGRIVVDGIDVTARKVDARKLYADVAMVFQDFNLYPHKTVLENVTIAPMRVQHVPREEAERSGAEYLQRVGLCDKVSEYPAKLSGGQKQRVAIARALNMHPRIILFDEPTSALDPEMIQEVLEVIKDLAKSNITMVIVTHEMGLAREAADRVVFMEAGQVVDTGTPRELFDEAKNPRIQAFLSKIL; via the coding sequence ATGATCTCCATCCAAAACGTATCCAAGCAATTTGGCAGTATGTATGCCCTGAGTCATGTCAGCCTCGAGATCGAAACGGGAGAGAAAATCGTCATCATCGGACCATCTGGTTCGGGAAAGAGCACGCTGATCCGCTGTATCAACGGACTTGAACGCCCAACGGAAGGCAGGATCGTTGTGGACGGCATCGACGTGACCGCGCGAAAAGTGGACGCACGTAAGCTGTATGCGGACGTAGCGATGGTTTTTCAGGATTTCAACCTTTACCCTCATAAAACGGTGCTCGAGAATGTGACGATCGCGCCCATGCGCGTGCAGCACGTTCCAAGGGAGGAAGCAGAGCGCTCGGGCGCGGAATATTTACAGCGGGTGGGCCTGTGCGACAAGGTTTCGGAATATCCAGCCAAGCTTTCGGGCGGGCAGAAGCAACGGGTGGCGATCGCCCGTGCGCTCAATATGCACCCGCGGATCATCCTGTTTGACGAGCCAACTTCAGCGCTTGACCCGGAAATGATTCAGGAGGTGCTGGAGGTGATTAAGGACCTTGCCAAAAGCAATATCACGATGGTCATCGTAACGCATGAAATGGGCCTTGCCCGCGAAGCGGCGGACCGCGTAGTGTTTATGGAGGCAGGGCAGGTTGTTGATACAGGCACGCCCAGAGAATTGTTCGACGAAGCGAAAAATCCGAGGATACAGGCGTTCCTCAGCAAAATACTCTGA
- a CDS encoding transporter substrate-binding domain-containing protein — translation MKKVVVLILLALSCWFLFAACAPDGGVLRVGVKIDVPRFGYQNPATGEIEGFEVDIARELAKEIMGSEDKLKLTGVNVTTRGAMLDNGSLDAALSTFTITDSRKKSYHFSQPYYTDHIGVLVKKDAGIENLRDLDGKTIGVAQSATTKEKLQAAADELGITLKFNEYATYPEIKIALVSGRVDAFSVDESILRGYVDDTTKLLQEQFSPQEYGVASALGNEELAAEIDRVIGAMKDDGRLAALQEKWGI, via the coding sequence ATGAAAAAAGTCGTTGTACTGATCCTGCTGGCGCTTTCCTGTTGGTTCCTCTTTGCGGCGTGCGCACCGGATGGCGGCGTCCTGCGCGTGGGCGTAAAGATCGATGTGCCGCGCTTCGGCTACCAGAATCCTGCGACAGGGGAGATTGAAGGCTTTGAAGTGGATATTGCGCGGGAGCTTGCGAAAGAGATCATGGGCTCGGAAGACAAACTGAAGCTTACAGGCGTAAACGTTACAACGCGCGGGGCAATGCTCGATAACGGATCGCTTGATGCGGCGCTTTCGACTTTTACCATCACGGATTCGCGCAAAAAAAGCTATCATTTCAGCCAGCCGTACTATACGGACCATATCGGCGTACTGGTCAAAAAGGATGCGGGGATCGAAAACCTCCGCGATCTTGACGGAAAGACGATCGGCGTGGCCCAAAGCGCGACAACTAAGGAAAAATTGCAGGCAGCGGCAGACGAGCTTGGGATCACACTTAAATTCAACGAATACGCGACGTATCCGGAGATCAAGATCGCCCTCGTGTCCGGCCGGGTGGACGCATTTTCGGTAGACGAATCCATTCTGCGCGGCTATGTGGACGACACGACAAAGCTTCTTCAAGAGCAGTTTTCGCCGCAGGAATACGGGGTGGCGAGCGCGCTCGGCAATGAAGAACTCGCCGCGGAGATCGACCGTGTGATCGGTGCAATGAAAGACGACGGACGGCTTGCCGCCCTACAGGAAAAATGGGGGATATAG
- a CDS encoding M20 family peptidase — protein MTGIIILIAVAVFVLILFLIAALKKPPQERRMPIKEEVDAQAAAGRLAGAIRIPTVSDFDRSKMDYSRFDELHAYLKRAYPLVHGTLTREVTDRKCLIYHWQGTDEALLPAGLLAHMDVVPVNEAEWDDPPFSGVIRDGYVYGRGALDMKGQLIAVLESVEALLKEGFAPKRSIYLLFGSDEEPMGEFGAKLISEELQGRGVRLSFLLDEGGAIQDGRMMGVKRDIALIGICEKGIMNLRLTAKGKGGHASMPPRVTAAGGVARAVTALEAHQMKGSFNYAAENMFKTLTPHMGGAFKFFFANQWLFGGLLKSILCKIPASAALIRTTFAPTQLSGSNAPNVLAGSASAVFNIRIAPGETDQDVLAHVRKAAPDTQQDVIYYYPPSPVSRVDTEEYRSVARAVADAFPELVVAPYPVVAATDSRHYYNICDHVFRFVPFLSLKDDLGTVHAANERLSIESLGRGIAFYKHLVRTTCGPGQS, from the coding sequence ATGACAGGAATTATTATATTAATTGCGGTAGCCGTTTTTGTGCTGATCCTGTTCCTGATCGCCGCGTTGAAGAAGCCGCCGCAGGAACGGCGGATGCCGATAAAGGAAGAGGTGGATGCACAGGCCGCAGCCGGACGCCTCGCGGGTGCGATCCGTATTCCCACGGTTTCGGATTTTGACCGTTCCAAAATGGATTATTCCAGGTTCGACGAGCTGCACGCATACCTTAAGCGAGCCTATCCGCTGGTGCACGGGACGCTCACACGCGAAGTAACGGACCGGAAGTGCCTTATCTATCACTGGCAGGGAACGGACGAAGCCCTGCTCCCTGCGGGGCTTCTTGCCCATATGGACGTAGTGCCCGTAAACGAGGCGGAGTGGGACGATCCGCCGTTTAGCGGCGTAATCAGGGATGGCTATGTATACGGCAGGGGCGCGCTCGATATGAAAGGACAGCTGATCGCCGTGCTGGAGAGCGTGGAAGCGCTGCTCAAGGAAGGATTCGCGCCAAAACGCAGCATATACCTGCTGTTTGGCAGCGACGAAGAGCCGATGGGCGAATTCGGGGCGAAGCTGATAAGCGAGGAGCTTCAAGGCCGGGGTGTGCGCCTCAGTTTTCTCCTCGATGAGGGCGGCGCGATCCAGGATGGGAGAATGATGGGCGTCAAGCGCGATATCGCGCTTATCGGCATCTGCGAAAAGGGCATTATGAACCTTCGCCTCACCGCAAAGGGAAAGGGCGGCCACGCCTCCATGCCTCCCCGCGTAACGGCGGCCGGCGGCGTTGCCCGGGCAGTCACGGCTCTTGAGGCGCACCAGATGAAAGGAAGCTTCAATTACGCGGCGGAGAACATGTTCAAAACGCTGACCCCCCATATGGGCGGCGCGTTCAAATTTTTCTTTGCTAATCAATGGCTGTTCGGCGGGCTGCTGAAAAGTATTTTGTGTAAAATTCCCGCGTCGGCGGCGCTCATCCGCACCACTTTTGCCCCGACGCAGCTTTCCGGTTCCAATGCGCCGAATGTGCTCGCGGGCAGCGCAAGCGCGGTGTTTAATATCCGTATCGCACCGGGCGAGACGGATCAGGACGTGCTTGCGCATGTAAGGAAAGCCGCGCCGGATACGCAGCAGGATGTGATCTATTACTACCCCCCGTCGCCCGTTTCCAGGGTGGATACGGAAGAATACAGGAGCGTGGCCCGCGCCGTAGCGGATGCCTTCCCCGAGCTTGTCGTTGCGCCGTATCCGGTGGTGGCGGCAACGGATTCGCGGCATTATTACAATATTTGCGATCATGTTTTCCGCTTTGTTCCCTTCCTGTCCTTAAAGGACGACCTCGGGACCGTTCATGCGGCAAACGAGCGGCTGAGCATCGAATCGCTCGGGCGCGGGATTGCATTTTATAAACACCTGGTGCGCACAACCTGCGGGCCGGGGCAATCGTGA
- a CDS encoding LytR/AlgR family response regulator transcription factor, whose product MYRIAICDDEPLFAESLHSQVDDVLFRYEIQYCVTVFSDPRELLSELLRNPDAFHLVLLDIMMENMNGIDLARALRESKSRAGIIFITANSSFALEGYAVRPIQYLLKPADPVKLREAILFDYDQNFTQKRLLVSSGQKTYSFAFPDITYIEVYGHTLKIHTENDSAQCPGTLRNLSASLPGCFLRCHKSYIVNLARVSDIKRYEFTLDTKKRVPIGKENYLSVQNAFVSYATR is encoded by the coding sequence TTGTACCGTATTGCAATTTGCGACGATGAACCTTTATTTGCAGAGAGCCTGCACAGCCAGGTGGACGACGTGTTGTTCCGTTATGAAATCCAATACTGCGTCACCGTGTTCAGCGACCCCCGGGAGCTTCTCTCAGAGCTCCTGCGGAATCCGGACGCGTTTCATCTTGTGCTGCTCGATATTATGATGGAAAACATGAACGGAATCGACCTTGCAAGAGCGCTGCGGGAAAGCAAAAGCCGCGCAGGCATTATTTTTATCACTGCAAACAGTTCGTTTGCGCTTGAGGGATATGCCGTGCGTCCGATCCAGTATCTTTTGAAACCTGCCGATCCGGTGAAGCTTCGCGAAGCGATCCTTTTTGATTACGACCAGAATTTCACCCAAAAAAGGCTTCTCGTTTCCTCCGGACAAAAGACCTATTCCTTCGCGTTCCCCGATATCACCTACATCGAGGTGTACGGGCATACCCTGAAAATCCATACGGAAAATGATTCCGCACAATGCCCCGGGACTTTGAGGAACCTTTCGGCAAGTCTTCCGGGCTGCTTTTTGCGCTGCCATAAAAGCTATATTGTGAACCTCGCGCGGGTAAGCGATATCAAGCGCTATGAATTCACATTAGACACAAAAAAGCGCGTCCCGATCGGCAAGGAAAACTATCTTTCCGTCCAGAACGCGTTCGTTTCCTATGCAACCCGGTGA